TGGCTTGAAAAATCAGCAGTGAAAGGAAATGTTTCAGCAATGCATGGTTTAGGAGTACTTTATTACAAAGAAGGAGACAAAGTAAAAGCAGAAGAGTTATTTGAAAAAGCAGCAGCGGAAGGAAGTATAGAGGCAATGGTAGCATTAGAAGAAATGAAAAAAATTAGAGGTATTGCAAATGTCAGAAAAAGTGGAAAATAATTGGTATGAGATATTAGAACTTGATTTTTATCTTGATCCAAAAGAAGATGAACAAAAGATAAAAAAAATAATTGAAGAGAAAAATAAATATTGGGTGCGAAATCAAAGGGATAGAAAAATTGGGATGTTGTGTACAAAGTATATCGAATATAATAAAAAGGGGAAAATATTGAAAGATATACTTGATGATAAAAAAGAAGTCAGATGATAAAAGATGTTCAAAAAAAGTTATTTGAAGGAATTGACAGATATTTGATAACTTTTGAGAATGAAGTGATGACGGAAGAAAAAATACGATATATTTTGAATAAAATAAAAGAAGAACATAAAATAATTAATGAAAAAATTATAAAAGAGAGAATTTGGTCAAAGGGTAAGAAAGTAGGAATTGGGAGTTATGAAAAGTTTGAGGAAAATTTAAAGAGAGCATTTGATTTGAAATTAAGTTCTAAATTTGAGAATATAGAAAAAAATTTGAAGGCATTTGGGAAAGCGAATATTTATGATTTTTTAAATTCACAAGAATTGACATTAAATTTTTTAAATAAAAGGGAGATTGAAGAAAAAATAAAGTCTTTTGAAAAAAATGATTCTGAAAATGATTTGAAGAAGAAATTGTGTCTTTTTTGTAAAGATTTGGTAGAAAAAGATGAGATTGAGAAATATAATGAATATTTGGAAAAAATGGAATGCTTGAAGATTGAGAAAGAACTGGAAGTTATAAAAAATGAGAAAAAAAGATTGAGAAGGAAGAAAATTGAGAGCGAAATCGAGAATTTTGAAAGTAAATTTAAAGATACAATTGAAGATAAAATTGTAAGAGAATTTTTTTCAAAATATTTTGGGTATAAGTTTGTGAGTGATAAAAATAAGGGAAAATTGGGACAAATCGACATTTCTAAAATAAAAGAGCGGATGAAATTACGAAAAAAAACTTTGGTTAAGATAGCTGTAGGATTGGTATTTATTTTTGTGGTAATTTTTTCTTGGAATTTATATAATGAGCAGGAAGCAAAAAAAATATTTATGCAGGCAGAAAAATATAGAAAAGAAGGAAGTAAAGAAAAAGCAAAAGAGAGATATGAAGTTGCTGCGAGAAAAGGTAATACAGATGCGATGAATAAATTAGGAAAATATTATGAAATTGCTGCTGCGATGAATAAATCAGTAGAATATTATGATAGTAAAGAATCTTTTAAAGCGGAGGAATGGTATAAGAAAGCAGCAGAAAGAGGAAATGTAAAAGCAATGATTAGTTTAACACATTTTTATTTATATAAAAATGTAGATAAATCAATTGAATGGGGAGAGAAGGCAATAAAAAAAGAAAATATGAATACAGATGCAATGTATGGCTTAGGTTTAGCTTATTATAATAAAGGAGAAGAAGAGAAGGCAAAAGAGTGGTATGAAAAAGCAGTAGCGAAAGGGAATGCAGAAGCAATGACTGCATTAGGGAAATTTTATGACGATAAAGGAAAAAAAGAGAAAGCGAAAGAATGGTATGAAAAAGCAGCGGTAAAAGGGGATACAGAAGCTATGAATAAATTAGGGGAATTTTATAACGATAAAGGAGAAAAAGAGAAAGCGAAAGAATGGTATAAAAAAGCAGCGGTAAAAGGGGATACAGAAGCAATGGTTGAGTTAGGGATATTTTATTATGATAAAGGAAAAAAGGAGAAGGCAAAAGAGTGGTATGAAAGATCGGCAATAAAAGGAAATACAAGAGCTATGAATAAATTAGGGGAATTTTATTACAAAGAAGGAGAAAAAGAGAAAGCGAAAAAGTGGTATGAAAAATTAGCTATTGAAGAAGATTATACAAGAGCTATGAATAAATTAGGAGAAATTTATTACGAAAAAGGAGAAAAAGAGAAAGCGAAAGAATGGTATGAAAAAGCAGCGTCAAAAGGGGATGCAGAAGCTATGAATAAATTAGGGGAATTTTATTACAAAGAAGGAGAAAAAGAGAAAGCAAAAGAATTATATGAAAAAGCGGTAATTTTAAAAAAATTATCAGAATAATAAGAAAGGAAAATAAATATGTCAGAAAAATTAGAAAATAGTAAAGATATGATGTGTGAAATGGGGTATCATGAAGAAAATAAAGAAACATCTAATAAAAAAAAATTAAAAAAAAATAATTCAGAAAAAGTTTTAAAAAAAATTGATTTATATTTAGAAGATTTTGAGAATGAGTTAATAACAGAGAAAAAAATACAAGGTATTTTAGATAAAGAAAATAAATCTAAAATGATAGATGGAAAACTTTTAAAAGAGCAAATTTGGGGTGAAGGTAAAAAAATAGCAATTTCTGGTTATGAAGATTTTGAAAAGAAAATTAATAAAACATTTATTCCTATATTGCAATCGAAATTTAATGCGATAGATCAAAATTTGAAAGTATTAAACAAGGCAAATATATATGATTTTTTACATTCTGAAGGACTATCATTGAATTTTTGGAATGAAGAAGAAATTGAAAGTAAAAGAGAATTATTGAAAAAGAATAATGTTGAAAATGATGCAAAGAGAAAATTATATTCTTCTTGTGGGGAATTGGTAAAACAAAATAAAATAGAAGAATATAATGAGTATTTGGAAAAAATGGAATGTTTAAAAATAAAAAAAGAATTGGAAAATATAAGAGATGCGAATCGAGAGTTTGGAAAAGAAATTGCAGAAATTGAAATTAAAAATTTTGTGGATAAATTTAGAGATGTAGTTGAAGAAAAAACGGCAAGAGAAATTTTTTTGAAATTTTTTGAAAATAATTTTGAAGATGATAGAAAATCAAAAGAAATAAATTGTATGAAACGAATAAAGTTATCTAAAAAATCTTTTTTTAGTGTAGCATTAATTATTTCAATAATAGTTTTTTCTTGGAACCAGTTTAATAAAGAAGAAGCCAAAAAGTTATTTAACAGAGCAGAACAATATGAAAAAGAAGGAGAAGAAGAGAAGGCAAAAGAGTGGTACGAAAAAGCAGCAATAAAAGGTAATACAGAAGCAATGAATACTTTAGGAAATTTTTTTAATAAGGAAGGTGATAGAGAAAAAGCCAAAAAGTGGTTTAAAAAAGCAGCAATAAAAGGTAATATAAAAGCAATGGGTATTTTAGGAAGTATTTTTTATGGAGAAGGAGATAGGGAAAAAGCCGAAAAGTGGTTTAAAAAAGCAGCAATAAAAGGTAATATGGAAGCATTGGTTATTTTAAAAAGTTTTTTTTATGAGAAAGAAAATAAGAAGAAAACAAAAGAGTGGTATGAAAAAGAGAATGCTGAAGCGATGAATGCATTAGGAAATTTTTTCAATGAGGGAGGAGATAAGAAAAAAGCGAAAGAGTGGTATGAGAAAGTAGCAATAAAAGGAAATGTGGATGCGATGGCAGCTTTAGGTATTCTTTATTTAGATGATGGAGATATCGAGGCAAAAAAGTGGCTTGAAAAAGCAGCAATAAAAGGTAATACAAAAGCAATGTTTTATTTAGGAAAGTTTTATTGGAGTATAAAAGATGAGATAAAAGCCAAAGAATGGCTTGAAAAATCAGCATCGAAAAGGAATGTAGAAGCGATGTATTATTTAGGATTACTTTATTCCAAAGAAGGAGATAAAGCGAAGGCGAAAGAATGGCTTGAAAAATCAGCATCGAAAGGGAATGTAGAAGCGATGTATTATTTAGGATTACTTTATTATGAAGAAGGAGATAAAGCGAAGGCGAAAGAATGGCTTGAAAAATCAGCATCGAAAGGTGTTGCAGAAGCGATGAGTAATTTAGGAGTACTTTATGACAATGAAGGAGATAAAGAAAAAGCGAAAGAGTGGTATGAAAAATCAGCGGCGAAAGGTTTTGCAGAAGCGATGTATAATTTAGGAGTACTTTATGACAATGAAGGAGATAAAGAAAAAGCGAAAGAATGGTATGAAAAATCAGCATCGAAAGGTGTTGCAGAAGCGATGTATAATTTAGGAGTACTTTATGACAATGAAGGAGATAAAGAAAAAGCGAAAGAGTGGTATGAAAAATCAGCATCGAAAGGTTTTGCAGAAGCGATGTATAATTTAGGAGTACTTTATGACAATGAAGGAGATAAAGAAAAAGCGAAAGAATGGTATGAAAAATCAGCATCGAAAGGTGATGCAGAAGCGATGTATAATTTAGGAGAATTTTATTACGAAAAAGGAAATAAAGAAAAAGCAAAAGAATGGTATGAAAAAGCAGCAGCTAAAGGGATTAAAGAAGCAAAAGAAGCATTGGAAAAAATGAAAAAAAATTAAAAGTAATATTTAGTTAAAAGAGGTATTGCAAATGTCA
This genomic stretch from Leptotrichia sp. oral taxon 218 harbors:
- a CDS encoding tetratricopeptide repeat protein, producing MSEKLENSKDMMCEMGYHEENKETSNKKKLKKNNSEKVLKKIDLYLEDFENELITEKKIQGILDKENKSKMIDGKLLKEQIWGEGKKIAISGYEDFEKKINKTFIPILQSKFNAIDQNLKVLNKANIYDFLHSEGLSLNFWNEEEIESKRELLKKNNVENDAKRKLYSSCGELVKQNKIEEYNEYLEKMECLKIKKELENIRDANREFGKEIAEIEIKNFVDKFRDVVEEKTAREIFLKFFENNFEDDRKSKEINCMKRIKLSKKSFFSVALIISIIVFSWNQFNKEEAKKLFNRAEQYEKEGEEEKAKEWYEKAAIKGNTEAMNTLGNFFNKEGDREKAKKWFKKAAIKGNIKAMGILGSIFYGEGDREKAEKWFKKAAIKGNMEALVILKSFFYEKENKKKTKEWYEKENAEAMNALGNFFNEGGDKKKAKEWYEKVAIKGNVDAMAALGILYLDDGDIEAKKWLEKAAIKGNTKAMFYLGKFYWSIKDEIKAKEWLEKSASKRNVEAMYYLGLLYSKEGDKAKAKEWLEKSASKGNVEAMYYLGLLYYEEGDKAKAKEWLEKSASKGVAEAMSNLGVLYDNEGDKEKAKEWYEKSAAKGFAEAMYNLGVLYDNEGDKEKAKEWYEKSASKGVAEAMYNLGVLYDNEGDKEKAKEWYEKSASKGFAEAMYNLGVLYDNEGDKEKAKEWYEKSASKGDAEAMYNLGEFYYEKGNKEKAKEWYEKAAAKGIKEAKEALEKMKKN
- a CDS encoding tetratricopeptide repeat protein; translation: MIKDVQKKLFEGIDRYLITFENEVMTEEKIRYILNKIKEEHKIINEKIIKERIWSKGKKVGIGSYEKFEENLKRAFDLKLSSKFENIEKNLKAFGKANIYDFLNSQELTLNFLNKREIEEKIKSFEKNDSENDLKKKLCLFCKDLVEKDEIEKYNEYLEKMECLKIEKELEVIKNEKKRLRRKKIESEIENFESKFKDTIEDKIVREFFSKYFGYKFVSDKNKGKLGQIDISKIKERMKLRKKTLVKIAVGLVFIFVVIFSWNLYNEQEAKKIFMQAEKYRKEGSKEKAKERYEVAARKGNTDAMNKLGKYYEIAAAMNKSVEYYDSKESFKAEEWYKKAAERGNVKAMISLTHFYLYKNVDKSIEWGEKAIKKENMNTDAMYGLGLAYYNKGEEEKAKEWYEKAVAKGNAEAMTALGKFYDDKGKKEKAKEWYEKAAVKGDTEAMNKLGEFYNDKGEKEKAKEWYKKAAVKGDTEAMVELGIFYYDKGKKEKAKEWYERSAIKGNTRAMNKLGEFYYKEGEKEKAKKWYEKLAIEEDYTRAMNKLGEIYYEKGEKEKAKEWYEKAASKGDAEAMNKLGEFYYKEGEKEKAKELYEKAVILKKLSE